One window from the genome of Schistocerca piceifrons isolate TAMUIC-IGC-003096 chromosome 8, iqSchPice1.1, whole genome shotgun sequence encodes:
- the LOC124712241 gene encoding endocuticle structural glycoprotein SgAbd-5-like has product MAIRKIFLFTAFLNATLAAPQLNPRDATIVVLENDFNGVDPWHWRYETSNGIRQEQFGTEGDGARLRGSFSWQPPDAGGATYSVTYEADENGYRPRVAFGSGAEAVRPTPLPRPTELPFLQPSLAIGSNAALTLVG; this is encoded by the exons ATGGCCATCAGGAAG ATTTTCCTTTTTACTGCGTTCCTGAATGCTACTCTAGCAGCACCGCAGTTGAATCCGAGAGACGCTACCATTGTTGTACTGGAGAATGACTTCAACGGAGTTGATCCGTGGCACTGGAG GTACGAGACGAGCAATGGCATCCGGCAGGAGCAGTTCGGCACGGAGGGCGACGGCGCGCGCCTGCGGGGCAGCTTCTCGTGGCAGCCGCCGGACGCGGGCGGCGCCACCTACAGCGTCACCTACGAGGCCGACGAGAACGGCTACCGGCCCAGAGTGGCCTTCGGCAGCGGAGCAGAGGCTGTGCGCCCCACACCGCTGCCGCGACCTACAGAACTGCCCTTCCTACAGCCCTCTCTGGCCATTGGAAGTAACGCTGCACTTACACTGGTGGGCTGA